The Macrobrachium nipponense isolate FS-2020 chromosome 1, ASM1510439v2, whole genome shotgun sequence genome includes a window with the following:
- the LOC135219133 gene encoding barH-like 1 homeobox protein — protein sequence MTVEVCTRVGVRVSAAPGAIKEEAHSGTGSSPAHETSEAPTPRPKFMITDILAQHKPPSSTHSSELSAAPTSPIEEPKDLSLTRPPHHSEDEEIDLEGDASHDEDDPDNNDPENGEGCSDGSGQPPLKKQRKARTAFTDNQLQTLEKSFERQKYLSVQDRMELAAKLNLTDTQVKTWYQNRRTKWKRQTAVGLELLAEAGNYAAVQRLYSTPYGWPYPPQASSAAAAAAAAAALSPSAASMDLYYRQAAAAAALQKPLAYRLYPTGLPILPHVATTSDPLRDALRPEALRPETIRPEALRPELRHDTLRQEMLRQDLRSEAFRPEALRPDVLRSLASSLPGSSLTVTASLPSSPLTSPLSSSSSPSPLSSSAGGLTAPSLPPYYRAETASQV from the exons ATGACGGTGGAAGTGTGTACGCGGGTGGGCGTGCGGGTCTCCGCCGCCCCTGGAGCTATCAAGGAAGAGGCCCACAGTGGAACTGGGAGTTCGCCCGCCCATGAAACCTCAGAGGCGCCCACGCCCAGGCCCAAATTTATGATCACAGACATCTTGGCGCAGCACAAGCCACCCTCCTCGACACACAGCAGCGAATTGTCCGCCGCGCCCACATCGCCCATCGAGGAACCCAAGGACCTGAGTCTCACTCGGCCTCCGCATCATTCCGAGGACGAGGAAATTGATCTGGAGGGTGACGCGAGCCACGACGAGGACGACCCCGACAACAATGACCCTG AAAATGGCGAAGGCTGCTCAGACGGGTCAGGGCAACCGCCCCTGAAAAAGCAGCGGAAGGCCAGGACAGCCTTCACAGACAATCAGCTCCAGACCTTAGAGAAGAGCTTCGAAAGACAGAAATACCTGAGCGTCCAGGACCGCATGGAACTGGCCGCCAAGCTGAACCTCACAGATACCCAAGTCAAGACTTGGTATCAGAACAGAAG GACTAAATGGAAAAGGCAGACGGCCGTGGGCCTGGAACTCCTGGCGGAGGCTGGCAACTACGCCGCCGTCCAGAGGCTCTACAGCACGCCTTACGGCTGGCCCTACCCTCCGCAGGCGTCGTCCGCCGCGGCAGCGGCGGCTGCAGCAGCTGCCCTCAGCCCGTCGGCAGCTTCCATGGACTTATACTACAGACAGGCGGCTGCCGCTGCCGCCCTGCAGAAGCCCCTCGCATACCGCCTGTATCCTACGGGACTCCCCATCCTGCCCCACGTCGCCACCACCTCAGACCCCCTCAGAGACGCCCTGAGACCAGAGGCCCTCAGACCCGAAACCATCAGACCGGAGGCCCTCAGACCGGAGCTTCGCCACGACACTCTGAGACAGGAGATGCTGCGGCAGGATCTCCGCTCGGAGGCCTTCAGGCCAGAGGCCCTGCGTCCGGATGTCCTCAGGTCCCTGGCCTCTTCGTTGCCAGGTTCCTCCCTCACCGTCACagcctccctcccctcctctccccttaCCTCCcccctgtcctcctcctcctctccgtctCCCCTGTCCTCCTCCGCAGGTGGCCTGACAGCGCCGTCCTTACCGCCCTACTATCGGGCGGAGACCGCGTCGCAGGTCTAA